Part of the Anopheles coluzzii chromosome 3, AcolN3, whole genome shotgun sequence genome is shown below.
CTAggatggtggcggtggcgttCCGGATGAAGGGAGGTTAGAAGTAGAGTTAAGGAAGTATTTATTTGTTcgatagacacacacacacaacacacacacatagaaacaTTCCAAGCGCGTGAATAGATGAGTTGACAATAAATGGTACATACACAAAAGTGAGCAAATGAAATGGTTTTAtcaaaaattgtttgttgaatGAACGTTAGAACGTATTTAAGAGCAACGAACATTGTCCGTTAAAGATCTATAAAATATAATGACTCTTCTCTGAAGTCTGAATACCcaaaaaataatcgaaaacaGTTTCTACTTAATGGCTGATTCAGTAACTACTCAACAGATGACGCCACTTCAAAGAACTAACAAAGAGCCTACCCTTAGTTGCTTGGTAGAGTTGATTCCTTTTAGTTGACAACACTACACACATGGCACATGGTCAagtttcttcttgttcttcatATACATGGCACACATCAACTATAGTCGATGGTCAAAAAGTCCtaaattaaaaaatcctttGTTTAGTGTCATTAGTCCTTCGAATCGGAGGGGACTCGATCCAAACGGGACTTGAACTCAAGACGGACCCCTGTTGTTAGGTTGTATACAACGACTTGACAACTATACCACGAAACTGGTCCGACTGGACGATCTTAATACTGATACAGTATAATGAGTCCAATCATAGTAACAGGTTCAATTCTTATTATCAGTTTGTTTATGACTTTCGCATCCCCTCGCTTTGATTctaataaaaacacaacagtACTCTTATTATGCttgttcgattttattttagtaagctatcaaaaagaaaacaaaaactgtttGCTCAtaacttttcctttttttccacaGAAGCAGAAGCGTTCACCATTTATTGTACTCTCACTGTTTCTAAATCGAGCATCTGGCACGTGCCGGATAGTCGCACCGGTTGTTCTTCGCGTCGAACTCCAACCCAGGCGGGCAGCTCATCTCGTACGCGATGCCGTTGAAACACTTCTGGAACTTGACGCAACTGGTCGCGCTCGGGAAGTGAACCGGCTTGGCCGGATCGTCATCGCGCGGACAGCGCGCATCCATGCGAGTGATCGGTTTCTCGTACTTTACCACCACCTCACTATCGTCATCATCGGCATCCTCGTAGTACGATGGCCGCTGCACCGGTGGTCTCGGTTTCGGTGCCTCGATCGGTTTGTACTGCATTTCCCACGGTGCCGACGGGACGGTTACGATCGGTTGTTCCGGTTGACGCTCAATCGGACGGCTTGGCCGCGGGGCAACTGGCCTTGCCGGTTGAACGGGCTTGCGATTTGGCTGAGGAGCACGATCCACGGGGGCAGGACGATTCGGCACTTGCTGTTCACGCGGGTAGGTTGGCTGTACGGCCAGATTGGATTGCGCACGTGCATCCGGCTCGACTTGCATGGAGGCTTGCCGCTCTTGCGTGGGCATTTGGTACGGATACCATTCCTGTGGTTGGTACGGGTAGTAGTCTGGTTTGGGACCCTGTTCCGGCTGTGGTTTGCTCACACGGGTAGGTTCGGACTGAGGCTTCATCGACGGGACGGCAGGTTTTCTATTGACCGGTACTTGCATCTCATACACCGGCTCGGGCATGTATTGGAACGACTGTTGGCCATAGAATTGGGTTGGATAGCTAGGATAGGACGGCACTGGTCGGTACAGCTCTGGCCGTGGTGGATATGAGTTGTAAGCTTGCTGGCCCTGGTACGATGGCTCGTATCCCGCTTGTGGATTTCCATAAGTTTGTGGCATTTCTTGCACCTTCGGTGGGTACGGTTCCGGCTGTGCTTCCGGTTTGGACTGGTACGATTGATGCTCTTCCTGTCCAGCTTGAGGCTGAGCGGCTTCCGGCTTCGGTTCCATCTGCCACGTTTGCTGCCCATTAAACGCAGGATATTCAAAGTCAGGCTTTTGTTGGAACTGGTTCCACGCATCCACCACTGTTGGTTCCGACGGTTTGGGCAGTTCGACGTGCTTTTCTTGCTCGGGTAGCCACGAAGATTGCAGCTCACCTGCCGCACCCTGTCCGTAGTACATTTCCTGATGTTCGTACGGCCAGTTGGGCTGGAAACTCTCAACCATTGGACGTTCCTCGCGCACCTTCTGCTCAACATTCGACTGTTCCTGAGACCGCTGAGGCAGACTCTCGAAGCCATCCGAACCCGTTGCGGTGCGTGATGGATAGTAGGGTTCGGGAATCATCCAGGACTGTTCATTTGCCGCTTGTACCGCCTGACCGGTACGCGCTTGCTCCTGGGCAAAGGA
Proteins encoded:
- the LOC120956319 gene encoding uncharacterized protein LOC120956319; this translates as MRGVTMSVGTPVTVAVILGLCTILEATYLERPLWVADKGRPQSVSFAQEQARTGQAVQAANEQSWMIPEPYYPSRTATGSDGFESLPQRSQEQSNVEQKVREERPMVESFQPNWPYEHQEMYYGQGAAGELQSSWLPEQEKHVELPKPSEPTVVDAWNQFQQKPDFEYPAFNGQQTWQMEPKPEAAQPQAGQEEHQSYQSKPEAQPEPYPPKVQEMPQTYGNPQAGYEPSYQGQQAYNSYPPRPELYRPVPSYPSYPTQFYGQQSFQYMPEPVYEMQVPVNRKPAVPSMKPQSEPTRVSKPQPEQGPKPDYYPYQPQEWYPYQMPTQERQASMQVEPDARAQSNLAVQPTYPREQQVPNRPAPVDRAPQPNRKPVQPARPVAPRPSRPIERQPEQPIVTVPSAPWEMQYKPIEAPKPRPPVQRPSYYEDADDDDSEVVVKYEKPITRMDARCPRDDDPAKPVHFPSATSCVKFQKCFNGIAYEMSCPPGLEFDAKNNRCDYPARARCSI